From a single Brassica oleracea var. oleracea cultivar TO1000 chromosome C5, BOL, whole genome shotgun sequence genomic region:
- the LOC106295907 gene encoding palmitoyl-monogalactosyldiacylglycerol delta-7 desaturase, chloroplastic-like: protein MASLLTSPLTKPKPFFLSSPPRPLTTLPPLNIVGISLTHNQKLAPFKLPSLVSSAFKKRDVAASAAAAASETGDDYRRIMLSDVMVKKKTDKAVWWEREWTSMDFGAVAVVVSMHLLSLLAPFQLNWRAVSVAFVLYIVTGLLGITLSFHRNLTHRSFKLPKWLEYLFAYCGAQALQGHPIDWVSTHRYHHQFCDSDKDPHSPLEGFWFSHMNWMFDTNTITQRVGEPNNVGDLEKQPFYQFLKNTYIWHPVALAAALYAMGGFPFIVWGMGVRIVWVYHITWLVNSACHVWGNQAWNTGDLSKNNWWVAALAFGEGWHNNHHAFEFSARHGLEWWQFDMTWYVVRLLQAIGLATEVKLPSEAQKQRMALTSD, encoded by the exons ATGGCGTCTCTTCTGACCTCTCCCTTAACAAAGCCCAAACCTTTCTTCCTCTCTTCCCCTCCACGACCTCTAACCACACTACCGCCATTGAATATCGTCGGAATCTCACTCACCCACAACCAAAAGCTCGCTCCTTTCAAGCTCCCGAGCCTCGTCTCCTCCGCATTTAAGAAGAGAGATGTCGCCGCATCAGCTGCAGCTGCCGCGTCGGAGACGGGAGATGATTACAGAAGGATAATGCTTTCGGATGTGATGGTGAAGAAGAAAACGGACAAAGCGGTTTGGTGGGAAAGAGAGTGGACTTCGATGGATTTTGGCGCCGTTGCTGTGGTTGTCTCGATGCATTTGCTTAGCCTCTTGGCTCCGTTTCAGCTTAATTGGAGAGCTGTTTCGGTTGCTTTTGTGCTTTATATCGTCACGGGTCTTTTGGGGATTACTCTGTCGTTTCATAGGAATCTTACTCATAGAAGCTTCAAGCTTCCAAAGTGGCTTGAGTACTTGTTTGCTTATTGTGGAGCTCAGGCTCTTCAG GGGCATCCGATTGATTGGGTGAGTACGCATAGGTACCATCATCAGTTCTGTGATTCGGACAAAGATCCTCATAGCCCACTTGAAGGGTTTTGGTTCAGTCACATGAATTGGATGTTTGATACTAATACTATCACGCAAAGG GTTGGAGAGCCTAATAATGTTGGGGATTTGGAGAAGCAGCCGTTCTATCAGTTCCTTAAAAACACCTACATTTGGCATCCGGTGGCTCTTGCGGCTGCTCTATACGCAATGGGTGGCTTCCCCTTCATCGTTTGGGGAATG GGTGTAAGAATAGTATGGGTATATCACATAACTTGGCTAGTAAACTCAGCTTGTCACGTTTGGGGAAACCAAGCTTGGAACACTGGAGATTTGTCTAAGAACAACTG GTGGGTAGCAGCTCTAGCATTTGGAGAAGGATGGCACAACAATCACCATGCTTTCGAGTTCTCTGCTCGACATGGCCTTGAATGGTGGCAATTTGATATGACTTGGTACGTCGTTAGGCTCCTTCAAGCCATTGGATTAGCAACCGAAGTTAAGCTGCCATCAGAAGCTCAGAAACAAAGAATGGCACTTACCAGTGATTGA
- the LOC106296150 gene encoding protein LURP-one-related 12-like codes for MELVEEKKAPKEEKKMGERRVVVDKAYLYDEDKPLTVCKTSLFHTGDGFTAYDCNGDIIFRVDSYGRDNDELVLMDATGKCLLTVKRKRPTLHQRWEGFLGERSEGQKPIFSVRRSSIIGRCTMEVEVYDGSGEEYTIDGDFSLRSCLIYDTEKRTVAEIKRKVDMSTNVMLGRDVFALEIKPGFDGAFAMGLVLVLDQINGDDPVEIGDEQVHPFVED; via the exons ATGGAATTAGTTGAAGAGAAGAAGGCTCCAAAAGAAGAAAAGAAGATGGGAGAAAGAAGAGTTGTGGTGGACAAAGCTTATCTATACGATGAAGACAAACCACTTACCGTCTGCAAAACATCTCTCTTCCACACCGGCGATGGTTTCACCGCCTACGACTGTAACGGCGATATCATCTTTAGGGTCGATTCCTACGGTAGAGATAACGACGAGTTGGTCCTCATGGACGCCACCGGAAAGTGTCTCCTCACCGTTAAACGCAAG AGACCTACTCTGCATCAGAGGTGGGAAGGTTTTCTCGGGGAGAGATCGGAGGGTCAGAAACCGATCTTCAGCGTTCGGAGATCGTCGATAATCGGGCGGTGCACGATGGAAGTAGAAGTATACGACGGAAGCGGAGAAGAGTACACCATAGACGGCGACTTCTCCTTACGAAGCTGTCTCATATACGACACGGAGAAGCGAACCGTGGCTGAGATCAAACGCAAAGTGGACATGTCAACGAACGTGATGCTTGGACGAGATGTGTTCGCTCTCGAGATCAAACCCGGTTTCGACGGCGCTTTCGCGATGGGTTTGGTCCTCGTGCTTGACCAGATCAACGGTGATGATCCCGTTGAGATTGGTGATGAACAAGTACACCCTTTTGTCGAGGATTAG
- the LOC106296115 gene encoding uncharacterized protein LOC106296115 codes for MAAAANTAVFVSPSQPLSSKRNFLYSSTVSPIQRRFPRRKLELQVKAVATTLAPLEEIKEYKLPSWAMFEMGTAPVFWKTMNGLPPTAGEKLKLFYNPAATKLTPNEDYGVAFNGGFNQPIMCGGEPRAMLKKDRGKADSPIYTMQICIPKHAVNLIFSFTNGVDWDGPYRLQFQVPKRWQNKPIEFFNEGLAKELSQDGACERAIFPDSNIVATRCTMIANLTVEGGDRCNLDLVPGCMDTNSEHFNPLANVDDGSCPLELSDSDE; via the exons ATGGCTGCAGCTGCTAACACCGCCGTTTTTGTATCTCCTTCGCAGCCTTTATCCTCTAAACGCAATTTTT TGTACAGTTCAACGGTTAGTCCAATACAGAGGAGATTTCCAAGGAGGAAACTTGAGCTGCAAGTAAAAGCTGTTGCCACCACTCTTGCACCCCTCGAAGAGATCAAAGA ATATAAGCTTCCTTCATGGGCAATGTTCGAGATGGGGACAGCTCCAGTGTTCTGGAAAACCATGAACGGGCTTCCTCCAACCGCG GGTGAGAAGTTGAAACTTTTCTACAATCCAGCTGCAACCAAACTCACTCCTAACGAGGACTATGGGGTTGCTTTCAACG GAGGATTTAACCAACCAATCATGTGTGGTGGAGAACCAAGAGCAATGCTTAAGAAAGATCGAGGCAAAGCCGATTCTCCCATTTACACTATGCAGATTTGCATTCCTAAGCATG CTGTGAATTTGATATTCTCGTTCACCAATGGTGTCGATTGGGATGGTCCATACAGACTTCAGTTCCAAGTCCCCAAGCGATGGCAAAACAAACCTATCGAGTTCTTCAATGAG GGTCTAGCTAAAGAGTTGAGCCAAGATGGAGCCTGTGAGAGAGCAATATTTCCTGACTCGAACATAGTTGCAACACGGTGCACTATGATTGCCAACTTGACGGTCGAAGGA GGAGATAGATGCAATCTGGACCTTGTTCCTGGGTGCATGGATACAAACTCAGAACATTTCAACCCGTTGGCTAATGTTGATGATGGCTCTTGCCCTCTTGAGTTATCTGATTCTGATGAATAG
- the LOC106296114 gene encoding phosphatidylcholine:diacylglycerol cholinephosphotransferase 1-like codes for MSTETGVPLRRRSNSLNGHHSNDVAFDGTVPSMENNIVKKTDDGYANGGGKASFMTWTARDAIYVARVHWIPCVFAVGVLFFMGVEYTLQMIPARSEPFDVGFVATRSLNSVLANSPGLNTVLAALNTVFVGMQTTYIVWTWLMEGRPRATISACFMFTCRGILGYSTQLPLPQEFLGSGVDFPVGNVSFFLFYSGHVAGSMIASLDMRRMQRLRLAMLFDILNVLQSIRLLGTRGHYTIDLAVGVGAGILFDSLAGKYEEMMSKRHNLGNGFSLISKDSLVN; via the exons ATGTCAACTGAAACTGGCGTCCCTCTCCGTCGCAGATCTAACTCTCTTAACGGACATCACTCTAACGACGTCGCCTTTGACGGAACCGTCCCATCAATGGAGAACAACATTGTTAAGAAAACAGACGACGGCTACGCCAATGGAGGAGGAAAGGCGTCGTTTATGACATGGACGGCGCGTGACGCTATCTACGTGGCGAGAGTCCATTGGATACCGTGTGTGTTCGCGGTTGGAGTTCTGTTCTTCATGGGCGTCGAGTATACGCTTCAGATGATTCCCGCGAGGTCTGAGCCGTTCGATGTTGGGTTTGTGGCCACGCGCTCTCTGAACAGCGTCTTGGCAAATTCACCGGGTCTTAACACCGTTTTAGCCGCACTAAACACG GTGTTCGTAGGGATGCAAACTACGTATATTGTATGGACATGGTTGATGGAAGGAAGACCACGAGCCACCATCTCGGCTTGCTTCATGTTTACTTGTCGCGGTATTCTTGGTTACTCTACTCAGCTCCCTCTCCCTCAG GAGTTTTTAGGATCAGGAGTCGATTTTCCTGTGGGAAACGTCTCATTCTTCCTTTTCTACTCGGGTCACGTCGCCGGTTCGATGATAGCATCCTTAGACATGAGGAGAATGCAGAGGTTGAGACTAGCAATGCTTTTTGACATCCTCAATGTATTACAATCGATAAGGCTGCTCGGGACGAGAGGACATTACACCATCGATCTTGCGGTCGGAGTTGGCGCTGGGATTCTCTTTGACTCGTTGGCCGGGAAGTACGAAGAGATGATGAGCAAAAGACACAATTTAGGCAATGGTTTTAGTTTGATTTCTAAAGACTCGCTAGTCAATTAA
- the LOC106292277 gene encoding uncharacterized protein LOC106292277 yields MDDNKNIIKALARWCLVLQAIMVSSNTVALKEPDYVNMNITIRNAMTGLLRPEVVYRCQSRRKDYGWHRSTKPGTQFSFQIILIKGESKIPAIHICRFRSALGTATLVIENTYLDAEMCPKSSCAHEATPKGILFRGLEWDFKTVFPKLKPVEYLELPWTPWPNRI; encoded by the coding sequence ATGGATGATAACAAAAACATCATCAAAGCCCTAGCTCGGTGGTGTCTTGTTCTGCAAGCCATCATGGTATCTTCCAACACCGTGGCTCTCAAGGAACCAGACTACGTAAACATGAACATAACAATACGTAATGCAATGACCGGGCTGCTCCGCCCGGAAGTCGTCTATCGGTGCCAGTCCAGACGCAAAGACTATGGTTGGCATCGATCTACAAAACCAGGAACTCAGTTTTCATTTCAAATCATTCTCATTAAAGGCGAAAGCAAGATACCGGCGATTCACATCTGCCGTTTCCGGTCCGCTTTAGGAACCGCCACACTCGTGATAGAAAACACTTATCTCGACGCCGAGATGTGTCCTAAATCTTCATGTGCTCATGAAGCGACACCGAAAGGGATCTTGTTTAGAGGCCTTGAATGGGATTTCAAAACCGTGTTTCCAAAGCTCAAACCAGTTGAGTATCTAGAATTGCCGTGGACACCTTGGCCAAACAGAATATGA